The genomic stretch CAGATACCAGGACACTTGGGAGAGGGATTGGACTCGGCGCTGGTTTGTCCTCTGTGGGATGTAAGCAGAAACAGTACCCGGGCAATGAAAGTATTTGAATTTTAATGATAGGACAGTGCgaaaaaacactgtaaaaacacTTCCCTGCATTTTGCTCGGGAAGTCTCAATTTGTCTCTTCGGTTGTTTCTGGCTTTTTGCCTGATATTCTCAGATCTGCTGGTGAAGGGAGACAGCAGAGCACGTTTGTCCTATTCCTCTTCCCCAGCACGAGATGCCAGACTGGAACAGACACGCCACCGCTCCTGGTCTAAGCTACAGAGGGCTACAGTCTACTCAGCTCTCTCCTATATCTGCCCCAATATATTCAGTAGGATGGGGCTGAGTTATGCCTCGTTCACTGGCAGCATCTCTGCAAATCCATTGGAATGCTCCCGAAGCACTGAGATTAGTGCCTGTTTTTGCCAGGATTGGCACACACAGTTCCAGGTGTGCAGGATCTCTGCCCAAGTCCCAGCACAGGATCGCCCTGGGTGGACTTCAGAGGTGGCCTGGGAGCACTGAGCATCCCTGGTGAAGATCTGACCTCCCATCTTGACGCACACTTACCCTGCTCCTTTTCCCCATTTGGAGGGGCTGCATGGCATAGAAAGCATGTAGGACAAAAAGTCTATAGAAGTGTGATACTAATAATATTTTACAGCTTTAATTACCATGATTGTAGTGCCTAGAGGCGTATGCAAAAACACTGTgagtgggaggagaggaggcagcGCTGTGaacatttttgtggttttgctggGCAATGTGCAATTGAGTTTTCTCATGGGAACCACAGCATGCCAGGGAGGAAagctgcctctgcctcctcATCTGCTCCGCCGGGATATTGGATCACACCCCAGAGTCCAGGAGACAACCACAGTCACTCCAGTTTCAGGTGAAAGCtgggctgcccctgcccctgccctgcagagGGACTCCGAGTGCTGCCCCTTTCTGCAAGCGATGGGTGTTTTTCCTCAGGCGATGCCCCTTCTGTAGGATGAGCAGCAGTTTCACCTGCAGGATGATTTAAGGATTGGACAATTCGCATAGGTTTGCAAGCAGCCTCACGAGCAGCGTTGCAGGTTCCTTGGCTGGggcacacagcacagccagagcTCTCGCTCCTGTCAGCCACATCCGTGTCATGCGTGTCCACATCCTGCGTGTCCATGTCCCTGGGCATGGGCAGAGGTGAGGGGACGGATGGCTGGGCAAACCCCTCCTACACCTTTCCCTCCCCACAGGAgcctgcctggcactgccaaCAGGCCTAATGCAAAGCGACTAGCTTAATGGTCACCACTAACCATTACAGACACCACTGACAACCAGGAGGATACCCCAAGCAGGAACACAAGTTTGCAGAGTTTGGGTGTTACCAAATTAAAATTGTATGAAATAAAGACGCTTGCATTTCCCTagctacagaaagaaaactttttacACTTTGTTCCTAAATCAAATAGTAATTTTTAGGCTTATCCACGTAGTTCCTGCGCCAGTGACTTGATGTAGGTTTGTTATTAAGATGCTACAAAGCCGGTAGCCTTCTATTTGACAAACAGAAAGACACGTTCAGTTTTATCTGTATGTGGTTACCGAAGAGCCAGTCTGCAGCTCAGCTTCCCAGACGGTCCCTACTCAGATGAACAGCCGTGAGTTGCAACACAGCCTCCTGATAGCCAAGGGATTGATTGGAAGGCAATGAAGACTGGAAAGAAACCCTGTGTGATAAGTATTCCTGGCTGTGGGAAGAGCTGGATATCGCCTACAAGACAAGCATATTTTATtgaggcttttttccccctcactttctcatccccccccccaatctCTTTCTTATCTGCACTAAGTATGATTTACATTATTAAAACCTCGTATTTTAATCAACTGTCCTTCGGTTAAATACATATATGGCATCCCTTCTCCTCACTCGATTTGACACTTTGTATTTGATACAGATTTTTGTACATCTGTGTTTTGCACAGACTTAAAAACCTAGAGTAAGAAACTTGAATGAAATCCCAGTACCGTAATAAAGGGGCCGAGTTttgaccctgggctcaccaggACGCCCATGAGGAGCAAGAATGGGATCTCCTGTTGCTGCATTAGATGTTGTACGTCAAGATTTTACAAAGAGGAAAACGCTACCAGTGGGTAATCTTATGGCGAATGGACATCGGCTCATagtgctgcaggtggagatcctCCCCTAAGTACCCCGAGCTGTGGCCATCAGTTGGTGCCCCTGCTGCACCCTGGAAAGAAGGGCAAAAAGTGCGATTAATCTTGTTAGCGGTTGGTGGTTTGAGTTCTACCCCTCGCAAACCCCAGTCTTGAAGGCAGCAGTGTTGCGGCCACTCCTCACCAGGCGTTAAGGATGTCCTTCCCACGCAGCGGGCACCTCAGGCCTGAATGGTGACTGCACCTACTCCCAGGGCCGGCGTGTTTTGGTGCGtgggtgaggagcaggaggcaggtTTTCATCCCAGAGGGGTGATGTACGCCATCCTTCAACCTGAACGACGGGTGACGGGTGCTCCTGCAGCCCCGGCTGGAAGGTGTCGCCCTGCCTGCGGATCGCCGCCCGGGGGGCAGCTGTGTCAGCGGCGCGGCAGCCCTAGCCGCGGGGCGAGGCCTCGTCCCGACCTCCACCAGCCCTCGCTTCACGGGGGCCGTGCCCTCCCAGAGCTGCTTCCGTCGAGCGCGGCTCCCCGCACGctgcgccgcccgccccgccgcggcgGTGCCCGGGTGCCGTTGCCGGGTGCGGCCGCGGCGGGGCGCTCTGCCGGTGCCGCTGCCGGTGCCGCCCCCGCGCCGCGGCCGACCCCGCCGAGGCGCTGCGTCACGCGGCAGCCCGCGCGTGGGCGGGCGGCAGCAGCGCGCGCGGGATCTCCCCATGTGACCGCGCGCGGGAGGGGGCGGTGTGTGGtgtgcggggcgggggggggagaggagagggggcGGAGGCGCCGGAGGCtgttccctccctctctccctccctccctcccttcttccttccttccctccctcccgcccGCTCGGCCTGCACTGCACGGCAGGAGCGGCCGCGACGAGGCGAGCTGTGCCGGGCGGCCCCCCGCTCTGCTCCCCTCCCGTCCGCCCGGCGGCAGCAGCCAGGCGGTGGCGGAGAACGGCTCGCCCACCCGCCCCGTCGATGGGAAAGGAGGAGCCTGGGCCGGCGGCGCGCAGGCGGGGGGGGCGCTGGCAGCAACTTCGGCGGGGCTGAGTCTGCGGCCCCGGGACGGCGTCGAGGGAAGCGCCGGGCAGCCGGCGGCGGCAGCCCACTGCAGAGTACGTGCGGGACGGCCCGGGGAGGGGGCGCCGGCCCCGCGGGGCACGGCCGGAAGGAGCGGGCGGGTCGTGCGTGGGTGATTCCCGGAGAACGCAGCGCGGGGGGAACGGCGAGTGGGCGGAAAGTACCGGAACGTCCCCAGCGCGCCTGCTGCCGCGGGGGGGCGGTGGGGCGGGActgacgggacgggacgggacgggacagaCGGGGGCGGTGCCCCGCCGGCCCCGAGCGGGGGTATCGGGGCGGGGGGTGGACGGACGGGGACGCGCTGTGGGACGGGCCGCCTGCGCGTCCCGTGCGGCGTGGCGCATTGCCCCTCCGCcgcctctccccccccccccccgccccctcctcctcctgccccgcCGCCCTTGGTGGGACGGGCCGGGTTGTCCGCGGCCGGGCCGTTGGGGGACCGTGCCGCTGCCCCGCACCCGCGCACCTCAGCGCAGCCGTCACGGGCAAGCGGCTCCCGAGGGGTGCCGGGCCGCGGCTCGGGGCTGTGCCCGTCAGCGGGCTCGGCCCATGCGAACTTGGTGTGGGGTCCGCGGCGCCTCCCCGTGCTCGCTGCGTCGGGTTTCTTCGGTTCGGCTCACTTCGCGGCCCGGCTGGCGTATGGGGCCGCAGGTAACCCCCGGGGCCGGGCTCCGGTGGGACACGACGGGTCGCACCGCGCTGTCGGGAGTCGCGAAGTGCTCGAGTTCTTTCTGTCCTTACgagtttgggggtgtttttttgcaCGTTTCAAGTTTCTCATTAGTTGCGGCGAGATACGCATCTGTATTTGGATGTGAAACTCACTTAATAGCTTGTATTTTGGCACATCTCAGAGCTAGACAAGACTATTTAATTTGCTAAGTCTCGCTTCTGCAGCTACATGtaattttcttctcctgctAAAAGTCCTTTGGAAACGCTGCAGAAATGTAATGAATATGCAAAGCAGCCAGTTCTCGAATCCGAATCCGGTTTGTCTTCAGAGACTTTTCAAAACGCCCAGAGTGATCAAGATATATTATGAAATAATCACTTTTGCCTAAAATACAGGAATGTGATGTTTCGCGCTTTCTCCTTGTGCGTATTCCTAATTGAATTGGTGACAGCTCAAATATAATCTCACCTCAAATAAAAGCCTCTAAAAATCAGTTAGGGTTGCTCGGTTGGTTTTACTTCTAGTGCAGCcttgaaaagcaggaaaactgctAGTGGAGTCCTTGCCCCGTGCTTACATCCCACAACTCCCGCGTTTTCCTTCTCCCAATCCTTCACCCACGTCCAccacctgctccctgcagccgCGTATCTTCCTGCCACCTCCGGGAAATGTGCAGCTTTGATCTCAGACCAGGCAGAACGGGAAGAAATGAGTGTTTTCCCGTGGTTAAAGATACTGAGCCGGGCTGCTTCCGCTGCTGGCTATCTTGATAGAGGGAGCCGGGTGCAGGAATAGGTTGTGATTCCTGCCCTGGCGGTTGACAAGTATTTAGTCGTGCTCTGTGGTGttcttgtggtttttgttttcctttttcctaggAGTTGTGTTTGTGGTCAGAGTTAAGGTGACATCCAGCGTTTGGAGAGGAGGGCTCGGCATGTGGGGTGATAGGCTGTGGATGTGAATGAGGTAATGTGGAAAATCAGAATGCACGGTTGTGGGTTGCAAAAGGCTGAGTGAAAATCTAACTTGTGATTTCCTGATTCTTCTGTGGCTGTGACAGTATGCAACCTTGCAtgtattttaaacagctttgtCTGTGATGGGGACTTTCCTAGCATCTTTCTTTGTTCTATAtgcaaaaaatgtaaaaaacagCTGTTCTTCTCTGTGTATTCCTGCGCTCCTTACTGTTACGGACAACAAGCAAAGAAGGGGGACAAGTTGCAGCTCAACTGCCACTGCTGCATTCATTTATTCCTGCAGACCTTTCCATGCCAGCTTTGTGTTCCTGCATTTTGCCCTAAAAGGGGTTGCAGTTGGCCATGCCTTAGAAGATCTACTTGCTCTCTCCTAAGGCAGCCGATCATTCTGGTTAACTTCTTAGGGTTTGCCAGAGGACGGTTCCGGGCTGTTACTCCCGAACCAGACTGGAAAGCCTAAGACTTACCGAGAAGGCAGTGAAAGAGGGGAGCACACGTGGTGCCCTAGGGTCTTACCTGAGGTATTCTTCCCAGCGAGGAGCATACACAAGTCTGGCTGTGAGCTTGCCCCACGTCTTCCCGTTGTGTAACTTCTTCTCGTGCTCACCCTTTGCCCCAGAAGCATGGCCCCTGCTGCACTGAAAATGAGAGCAGAAGTGGTGGAAAGCAGTACTTTAGGTCTCTTAGATGTAGCTTAAAGGTCACCCAAAAAATGTGTGGCACTGAGACTTGAGTGGGTGTGCTAAGGCTTTACCATAGCCAGATAGGTAAgcagagccaggcagcagcagcagtgcctttGGGTTAACGGTTTCTTCCGATCCAGGTAGTGCTGCACTGCTGTCTGAGCTAACCTTGTTTGTTGCTTGTCCTCTTCCTAAACCCCATCTTACTCCACCAGGTCGACTAGCTTACCTCCTTTCCCAGCTTTGTTGGCCGTGAGCTGAGCCGAACCAGTGGAGCGGACTGGTAATGTGTAGAAAAGCAGCGGAGCTGTTGGTGTGGTGAGGCTGTcttggaaagggaagggagCCTTCCCCTTGTAAAAGTTTAGAAATACGTGGGATGTCATTGAGGTGAGTGCAGAAGGAACTCTGTTTAAGTGAGGGGAGAAAGGAGGGCAGAAGGAGGAGTGTTTGAAAGtgccttttctgcagaaattgGTAGCAATCGTAAACGGAAAATTTGCGTGGCCCTCTCAGGAGTTACTGTACTAaatttggaaaacagaatttgaaGTACAAAACAAAGGGATTTCAGTCTTGCTTTAAATGCAAATCTCAATGCAGTCCGAACTGTGGACTCAATACTGACGCATCTGTAGTACCTATTAATCCGGTTTCATCTGTCATGAGGAGATTTATGATTAGAGGCCTCCAGGTAAAGGCTGCTCATGGACTGTTGCTGCTATTCCAGCCTGTGGGCTGGAAAAATGGCTCCATGCCttgcctgcagctcctgagcTGTATGTAAGTTCACTGCCACTGTCCTCCCAGGATTCAGCTTAGCTCTTTGCACAAAGTCCATTTGTGTAGATTTTGTGCTAAGAAGAATGACTTTCAGAGCAAATGGTTATTCTTCTATAGCAGTTATAGAAGTTTAATTGTGGTATTGATGGTAGAAAGTCAACATCATTTGAAATGGGAGAACAGGAATGGTTCACTGCACTGACGGTAAACCATAggctgttggttttgtttgccttgTCAAAGCTGGTATGGAATGGGAGGCTTTTCCTGAGAAATCTCTGAAATTCTGTGAAGTAATGTCAGTTttttgaatcacagaattacGTGCCGTTTGAAGGATTACCTTATGTGATTTTCCTTGTTGCCCTTAGTTGCCTCTTGCATCCACCCTGAGTTCCAGAGTGGGCAGTTTGCTTGCTCTGGAGCTCACCAACAGAGCTCCTTGAGGTGGCTGCTCGGATCTGAACTGCTCCTGCCATCCATTCTGTTTTACAAGCACCAGCGTACAAAGAATGATACGTACAGCTggtgggtttggatttttgtctttttggtcTCTTTCTGGGGCTCCATCTCTTTTCCTGAAGAGATTGTTCTTAGGTATCCTGGTGCTGCCACATACATCTTTGTACAGCTTCTGTTGGCCTCATTTTAGTTTCTTCTACTAGAGTTTAATCAAAGATTTGCAGCAAAAGCCTGATCCTTCAGATGCTCCTTGAACAGAAGTCGAGTTCTTGAGTTGCTGAAGAAAAGATGcgtattgtaaaaaaaaaaaaaaaaaaaaaaaaaaaaaaaaaaatccgcaCAATTCTGCCTTAATTTGACTGTTGGTTACCAGTCTCCCAGTGCCCCTAAGCATGGGTGTTTTCTTGCATCACAGTTTTGGGGTGAGGCATGTTGCATGTTGTCAAAATAGTTTCCCCCCAGTGTGTGCAGATCGTTCTGTAAGTGCTGATTTTTAGGTTACTGCTGTGTGGTTTTTCAAGTGCAGTGTGATAGTAGAGCCAGAGCAGTGTTAGCAGACCAGCTCCATGCCTTAGTTCTGTTACTTGCCTGACCAACTATAAATGACATGCTTGAGACCTTATCGATTGGTGGTTTAGCTTAACACAGTAATGCTGGAAATTATCCGCTTGTAGTTGTGAAAGCCATTGTAGAGTGATGAGGTGTGTGTGAGGTCCTGCAATTCTCTGAAGAGTTTATTTTTTGCAGGATAACTGTGGATAACGGGTTTTATGAAGCTGAAActctgcaaatgtttttctgCAGCCATAAGGGTAGAATACTGCTGCAATTTGTCCCTTGGGATCCCTTAGAGTACAATTGTTATATTGCTGTGTCCTGAGTGTCACTGAAGTGCAGGCCTGTTAGCAGATGGGACAGGCAGGTGAATTCAgaataacttttaaaaactCTATGTGTTGTAATCTGTCAGTGCTTTTGCTTTATCTGTGGATGTTGCTCCCATAATTGAGAACAGTGGAGGCATTAGATTCTTTTTAcgtgaaatgggaaaaactgtaGAAATACTTTGTTCTGAAACACCCTGTTACTGATCCAACTTCATTAATtctctgggattctgtgaagcacttttcttctttgctttccttttacaGGGCTCCACACTGCTGTGGGAGAAAATGATGTGAGAGTTAAGAAGAATTGAAACTgatgagctttttttttctcttcttcaggggATCAAGTTTTCAGTAACTCTTCAGGGTGTTTTGTGATCATTTTGATCTGAAGATATAAAAGAGTCAAGTAGAAGCAGTGAGCAATATTGAATGACATTCTTGGGAACAAACATGAAGAGGGAATGCTGAAAACAAGCTGGCTTCATGTTTGAATCATCTTTTTTTTGTAGCTGCATCGCAACTGTCtgctgatttgtttttttatgaATGTTTCCATTAAGTTAGCTATTAAAAAATAGAGCTTTTGCCCCATTTTTCCATACCTGGTCTTAtgacaagagaaagaaatcctGTACTCTGAGTTGACAGCCTTATGGAAGGATGGGTGGTGGGGAATGCATCTGAACGTCAGCATTCTGGTGCTCATCTTCTCTCTGTTCTTACTGTTTGCAGATTCTGTTATCCGTGATGGCGTCAGCTCTACCCAGAACCCTTGGGGAATTGCAGCTGTATCGAATACTACAAAAAGCAAATCTCCTATTCTACTTCGATGCCTTCATTCAGCAGGGTGGTGATGATgtccagcagctctgtgaagcAGGTGAAGAGGAGTTTTTGGAGATAATGGCTCTCGTAGGCATGGCTAGCAAGCCTCTTCACGTCCGAAGGCTGCAGAAGGCTTTGAGGGACTGGGTCACAAACCCTGGTCTTTTTAACCAGCCTCTCACCTCCTTACCGGTCAGCAGCATTCCAATCTATAAGTTGCCAGAAGGATCTCCTGCGTGGCTGGGGATATCCTGCAGCAGTTACGAAAGGAACAGCAGCACCAGGGAGCCTCACCTGAAGATTCCAAAGTGTGCTGCCACGACGTGTGTGCAAAGTGTGGGTGCAAGCAAATCCGATGTGGTGGGGAACTTACCACTGCAGAGCGGCAGCGAGCCGAGGCTCTGGCAAGGACACCACACCACTGAGAGTGAACATAGTCTTTCTCCAGCTGACCTTGGCTCTCCAGCTTcaccaaaggaaaacagtgagaccctggatgctgctgctgctctgtcagTTGCTGAATGCGTAGAACGTATGGTTCCCTCCCTGCCCAAAAGTGACTCGAACGAAGTCAAGGAgttactgaaaacaaataagaaaCTGGCAAAGATGATTGGTCACATCTTTGAGATGAGTGACGAGGACCCTCACAAAGAGGAGGAGATCAGGAAGTACAGTGCAATATACGGCAGATTCGACTCAAAAAGAAAGGATGGCAAGCATCTCACCCTCCATGAGGTAAAAACCTTGAGCGACAGTGGgcttcctccctttttcctaTACCTTTTATGAGCTGCAGTTCACAGGGTACACTTTTTGTACAGGCACTTTAGACGGGGTTACAAGAGCTGTGTGTCCTACTGGAGCCGTAGGCAGTCCTGCCCTGGGATAGAAATCTTGAGTGCAGTAGAAGTTCCCTTTGTTGTAcaggtgtgtgcatgtgtgcaccGATGACTTCAGCTGGGTGTCATCAGACGGCTTGGTCACTGGTGTAGCCTGTCAGACAGAGGGTTTAAACAGTTTGGCACTGAAATAGCAAACCAGCATTGCAGTGAGCGTGGCCCTTGGGATTCTAAGCACTTGGCACATTTGTAAAGCAGTCCTGGCTTGGTGTTCCCTTTCAGCTTTGAGAGTAGACTGGTTGTTTGGAAGATTAGTAACTAAAATTGCTTGTGTCTGGGAAGAGGATCACCTGCCTTGGTTATTGCACTGTGCTGTCTTTGCTTACCTCGAGACCCTGCTGTGTAGCTTGTGCCCTCCAGGTAAAAAGGATTTTGCTGATGAGGTCCCTAAATCCAGTGGGATGTGAATTTTTGTGTTTGAATTGGGATGATGCTGAACTATACAACTTGTAGGTTGTTTTGGGCAGTGGTCTTAAGCTGGGCAAGTGAAGTGCAGAAtgtgtgaggaggaagagaaggaactGTCTCCAGTGTTGATGGGTAGCTGTAATTTGAAGGTTTGTTCTTTAATACCTGCATCGCATCTCTTCTCTCTTGTCTTTAAAAGACCATGTGGacctcctttgcttttcttctggcaTTCTTAGGGCTCACACTGCGTATGTTGTAACGCAATAGGTGTGTCTGTGTGGGGAAGAGTTTGCCAGAGCCAAAGTACAGTACAAGAGGAGAACAAACATTAATTCAAAGCAGTGCCAAAACACTGTTGATATGAACGctgcatcagcattttcacagtTAACAGGGATTGCAAAATTTCAGTTGGATTTAACATTTGGCATGTAGGGCTTAGCTCCCAAAAGGAAAGGCAATGTTTGTGTTACAGGAGTGCCAAAAGAGCTGTACTGGCTTAGCCTTTTTTCACTTCAACAAGAAGTTTTGTAGGTGTGTGATCTACCGCGTAAGACTAGGTTCCCTTTATGCTTCTGAGTTGAAGGGCAGGAGGAAACAAGGTGTACTTCTTTACATTTTGGtttatatatttgcatttataaGGCAACTGCACATCAGCAGCAGAGACTTCCCAAGGACTTTTAGTACAGACTGAGGAGATGCTTCCAACAGACTTTTCTACCACAGTTTTAGCTGTACAGCTTTTACTTACATGCATTGTGGCTTATGTGGAACGCTTACAATCTATGAATTCATCCAGTGTGCAAGAACAGATCTCATCTTACTCCCCTGGCCTTGTGGAGAACAAGTTGTGTGTGAGATGGAGGCAGGACTTGAAAGGATTAATTGTGTAGATGCCCTGTGTGTGTTGCTTCAGGGTTCAGAGAGAGAGGGTTCTCCCCACCTAGGCATGGAGGCAGTCAAAGATGTACAGCATGTGAAGCTGTGTGCTTTCACAGTCTCTCTGGGGCTGCTACTCTGAAATCTGGGCAGACTTCTTGTAGGATAATTCCCTTGGCAATGGGAGGTGGGCACCAGGGGCAGATGTCGTGCCAGGCATGTGGTGGGCTGAGGAGTGGCTCTGCGAAGCTGGAGTGAGTAGTGTGGTGGTGGTTTGAAGGAGCAGGGTAGCAAAGAACCAGAGGAAAGGATGACTGCTCTGCCttgttaattatattttttagtACTGCACTAAAGATCTT from Lathamus discolor isolate bLatDis1 chromosome 3, bLatDis1.hap1, whole genome shotgun sequence encodes the following:
- the NAB1 gene encoding NGFI-A-binding protein 1 isoform X1, which translates into the protein MRTWCGVRGASPCSLRRVSSVRLTSRPGWRMGPQILLSVMASALPRTLGELQLYRILQKANLLFYFDAFIQQGGDDVQQLCEAGEEEFLEIMALVGMASKPLHVRRLQKALRDWVTNPGLFNQPLTSLPVSSIPIYKLPEGSPAWLGISCSSYERNSSTREPHLKIPKCAATTCVQSVGASKSDVVGNLPLQSGSEPRLWQGHHTTESEHSLSPADLGSPASPKENSETLDAAAALSVAECVERMVPSLPKSDSNEVKELLKTNKKLAKMIGHIFEMSDEDPHKEEEIRKYSAIYGRFDSKRKDGKHLTLHELTVNEAAAQLCVKDNALLTRRDELFALARQISREVTYKYTYRTTKSKCGERDELSPKRIKIEDGYPDFQDTVQTLYQQDKMPLALAKGKNEDSTALNSQSEKVMAKQMEFLCNQAALERRLSTGCYRQNSEEHSPNGMSLDNTDGQGERPLNLRMSNLPSRQLQHISLDGEQHVGKPLCSDLIRLYPSGEAKSQSSEGLGILKDFPHSAFNNIERKVIKTEPEDTR
- the NAB1 gene encoding NGFI-A-binding protein 1 isoform X2, with product MASALPRTLGELQLYRILQKANLLFYFDAFIQQGGDDVQQLCEAGEEEFLEIMALVGMASKPLHVRRLQKALRDWVTNPGLFNQPLTSLPVSSIPIYKLPEGSPAWLGISCSSYERNSSTREPHLKIPKCAATTCVQSVGASKSDVVGNLPLQSGSEPRLWQGHHTTESEHSLSPADLGSPASPKENSETLDAAAALSVAECVERMVPSLPKSDSNEVKELLKTNKKLAKMIGHIFEMSDEDPHKEEEIRKYSAIYGRFDSKRKDGKHLTLHELTVNEAAAQLCVKDNALLTRRDELFALARQISREVTYKYTYRTTKSKCGERDELSPKRIKIEDGYPDFQDTVQTLYQQDKMPLALAKGKNEDSTALNSQSEKVMAKQMEFLCNQAALERRLSTGCYRQNSEEHSPNGMSLDNTDGQGERPLNLRMSNLPSRQLQHISLDGEQHVGKPLCSDLIRLYPSGEAKSQSSEGLGILKDFPHSAFNNIERKVIKTEPEDTR